The following nucleotide sequence is from Parambassis ranga chromosome 21, fParRan2.1, whole genome shotgun sequence.
AGCCAGCCGCTGGAGCCCGGGTCACATAGTTGTCACAGCCACTGTGAAAATTGTTCACAATCCTTTCCTCGTTTCCTGCCATCTGGTATTTTTAGGCTCCATCTGAAGGAAAATAAATCACTGAAATCCTCCCTCTCCTTGTatctctttctctgcagctgagGACGCTATGAGTTCTTGTCAACAAAGGAGCAGGACTCTCAATGCAGATCCACACAGGGATGGCGCTCCCAGCCTGCCAACACCCAGCACCCTCTAACTCACCCTTCTTTGCTGTGTAACACCTTCTGATCGTCACACACACGTTGGCACACAGATATGGATGAGAGTGGGAGtggatgacagcagcagaaacgAGACTGCAGCAGAAAGGGGAGGCACAGAGCTGCTTTTGACCACTCAGCTCCAGAATCAACATGAACCCCTGTATGTGTGAGTTAGAAATCTAACCAAAGACTTTGACACCTTACTGCCACCAACACCCATCCCACAGTCAATCAATGCTACATCCTTCAGAATATGGGGTGTGTCAAATCCAAGAGGAGTGGCTCTGCTGCTCAAAATGCAAACTCCACAGACAGGGCGGACGGCAAAAGGAAGGAGACCCGGGGAGAGAAAGCCTACTTGGTTCATGCCGAGATGGGCTCACCAGACAACTCCCCACAGGTCAACCCAGTGCTGCTGGAATACGCCCAGAGGCTATCGGAGGAGATCGTGGCCCGGGCGGTGCAGCAGTGGGTGGAGGTAGACCAACGCTACAGTGACATCCCCTACATTGAATGTGATGTGCCATGACATGGGAAGGTGTCTCCACAGTGACAAAGCTGGGCCAGGCTGAGACGGCTTTGACCTGGGAAGATGAGGTTCAGCAGTCTCGGAGACATTCGGAATGAATCATTCAAGCATATACAGTACCAGCTTGGATGAGCAGTCAGGAATTCACTTTTGTCCTTCCTTTGGATTATTCTTGGATTGAGTATAAAAATCTTTCTCCACAGTGACCAAAGCATTGATCCTGTCTACATTTGTGTGATTAATTGTATCAGAGCTGGAGCCATGCTGCGGCATAGCATCTTCAGTGGCATATCATCTTTCTCTGTCCTTATTTGTTCCCTCTCTCACTTGGTGCTGGCTCTCTGTGGCTGGACTCTTAATGCAAAGGAAGAAATCCTATCAGATATTGCCTGGAATCCTGATGTTCCCCTCGCCAGCGAAAGTCTATCCCATCTACCGATGTTGTCCTAGGGCCAAGATTCTCTCCTCTCAGGGAGGATGTTATTAATAGATCCCTTCATTTGGTGAAGGCTCTCTTTTAAAACTCTGCCTGCTATCACCAGGTCAGAAACACACCCAGCTGCTGGACTCCTCCTGGTCTGAGAAAAAGCTCTATGGGCTGTAGTTCTCTCTTAATGGCCTCCCTGGAGATTCAGTGGCAAAGCCACAAGAAGCCTCCCTGTCAGCCCTGCTTATCCCACTGCCATTACGCAGCCTTGACCGTAGTCCTTTCATCCAACATGCAGATCCAGGAAATGATGTACAAATGATGCATTTCCTGCCCTCTAGGAATTCTTTGTACACAAGTTGCAGTTTGGGAACCATTTAAGAGGACTTGGATCACTGGTGGCCTGCTGGTCTTCTAGCCACAAGAAAACAGGCCATGAGAAAGGATTGACACACTTCTGGAAAGCATTTGGCTCAACAACTAAACTAATaattaaaacatacaaacaaacttGGCTTTGGCTAAGAAGTTGCAGGCCTAGTTTTTTTTATCCACGTTGTGTCATTGTACAATGCCTAACTGAGAAATACTGCCACCCTCCCTATTGAGGACAACAGCACAAATATGCAAACCTCAGAACTTGCAACATTTTAACCCAGTATATATATGACAATATCTTCACATAGCTTTGTGCTGCTCTATAACAGAGGGCACTGATACAAGCCAGGGGACAAGGCAGATGTATTTGGAATCACAGCCGTCCACAATGAATGTTACTATGAGCCCAGTTAAGTCACTTGAAGGTAATATGAAGGTGGCATTATATAAGTCTGGTCTTTGGGTCAGTGAAGCTGTGTTGCAGTGTAGGTACAGGCCAGGGCCTtagaaatgtgtcaaatcaaccaAAAGTCTAAGTCTCACAGGTAGCTAAACTGCAGAGGACACTAACTGCCACACTTTAAACAGCTAAAAGCCATAAAAGTAAGTGGCAGGGTATTGTCACCACTTGCCTTCTCACAAGTCTCTTCCTTGTAGTCTTGTTTCTGTATTGACATTAATAAACTGGCTAGTACCAATAAAACACATGGAAGTTAAATTGCACTGGCTGGCCAATACAGATGCTGTGTCAGTGCTGGCCACTGTAGGACTGAGCACCATTGTAGAAACACATGTCCAAACCCTCCACTCTAAACTGTGTGGGCAGATTAATCTCTTCTaaaacatgtcaacaaactAAAGATTAGAGTCCACGCTGTTCTCTTCACGCCATACTTCCTAATCGGATACCATTTGTTTTTGCCTCAGAGGCTAATCTTGTGCAGAAAAATGTCTTCTGTGAATCTAAACAATAACTGATGGAAATCTGAAGATAAGCGTTTGGCCAGTTTATGCAGTTTAACATCTTCCTTATGTTCCACATGCTGGAGGCAGGTGCTTTTTGTCTTACATGTTGAATTAGGTGTCAAGAGTACTGCATCCAAACCAGGTGATGGCAATCTGTTTATAGGCTGTACATCGAAAATGCTGCCACAATGTTGATGTCAACTGTTGCTTTGAAATATGACATTCTTACAAACTGTGGTTTCATCTGTGTTTACAAATAAACTTCAAATCTCAGATGTTTGTGgtcatctaaaaaaaaagcagtgcatTGTTAGACGGCCGGAAGAGACCACAGAGTTGAACTGCTGTCTTCATTCAAACACATGTTTCTTCCAGTTGATGCTTCCTTTTTGAAAATGTGATTTGCACTTTAAAAGGTCACCCATTTTAAATTAAGTGATACTAGCTGGTGTGTAAACAGACACTGTATTGGCCATTAGGTTAATAAGACTAGTCATCACAAGAAGGTTGGATTGCAAAATGAATCCCTGATTTGTTTAACCAAAAGTAGAAGTAATGAAGAAGCTGGAGCCAGCAGTTGAGTCTTCTGTTTTGACTAATCTGAAGCTGCCCTGGGCTACACAAGTTTTGGCAAATcagaccattttttttttttagaaaagtaGTAATTATTCCTGTATTTGTCCAGCATCAAAACTGTGGCCTGAAACCACATGTGCTGATCCAGTAAAGCACTGCCTATAGTGTGATGCCATTGGTACAAATGATCACAGCGTCTTGACTCCAATACCCACAATGTTTATCATGCACCAGTAACACAGCTAAATGGGAGCAGAGATGAAGCAGTAGAACATGATGACAGATcccacctgctgctctgtttccAGAGTTTGTCCGAGACCCTCCAGGGACCCGCTCTGTGGGGATCCATCACAAATTAACTTAAAATGAGTGACTCTGCATATTCCTATGGTAAATACTCATTTAACTGGGAAAgtgtacatgcagtgtgtgtaaaaCTGATGCCAATAAATCTAATTTTTGCCTTCCATTTCTGAAACGTTTCTTCACAACCTCCTCTGCATCCATCAGACATGAGCACATAATGCAGTAGTGGTACACACCGACTCTACGGTGTTTGTTTAAACTACCTGTCAAACAGGATCCACTGATATACAGTATACGATCTAGGTCACAAGTTGAGCcgcatgaaaaacaaacaaagggaTTTAGAGATGAATGCTGGTCGGCGTTTGTTTGAAGAGCAAATGGTGGCCATAAACCACGTGGATTCATCTGTGACGCTGAGGGAAACAGACTGTTCTCAGTGTTTATGGCAGGGTATTGTCGGCAGTATGTGGAGGTCATCCTGCTTGCTTCAGCAAGGCTGAATGAGCCTGTGACTGCATTGTGGTGCTGTGGCAAAGCCTTTAAACCTACTTCAGAAAAGAGACTGTATGACTGGAGAgcagattaaaacagaaaccGGGTAAAGCCATCTCAACTGAGTTCATACAACTGAGGGCACTACCATTTACTGACACCAGCGTGGACTTCCCAGCACTTCTGTATGTAGAACAGAGGTACTTTCTGGACTTTAGCAGCAGTAAAGTGCTTTCGTGCTGATAAAAAAGGCACTCTCTTGTAACACTATCAATCTTTAAATGTTATTGCTCTCCACAACCAGTCCTTTCAAACACAATATATTACCATGCAGTTACCAAGAACATATGACATTATATACACTGTTACCAGCTCTCTTTATTGCCATCTGTTCCAGCACTGACTACCCTCAGCTGACTCTGGTTGTCTCATAAATAATGCAGTAATGCAGACCTAATGTTTAGTGTAGTGATTTGGTGTCCTCTAAACAAATGGTACCATCTCCATTagaaaacaaatacagcagGAAAGCACACATTACAGACAACTgaaggcagattttttttcaagaaaACTCAGTTAGCCAATCATGCACGTGGTATGTATTCAGAACATATATTAATCTACACTCTGCCAGGGAGTGTTCCATGTTGCATCTAAAACAATCTAACAGACAGCACTGATACACCAAACAATGGAAAAAGaggaacacacatttttaacacattatctGTAATGCAGAAATCCAGATGATACTGATCTGTGTCACATCAACAAACACCCACAGGAAATGTAATGAAGCACTCAGTGGTGAGATCATTTTCCCCCTTCATGTCCTCCTGTTAATGTAACAATGCTGAGTGGCTCCTTGAGTCTGCAGCACAACAGAGATCGTACTGTACAAACTACAGTATGTACACAAATCTGCACCGCCACTGTAGTCCAAGCTCACACCACACATTTCTACCTGTGAGGCTGTTAGGTACCTCTTCTGCTACCGTTATTGATTTCTGGCTGGGAAGATGAATCAGACCTACTTTTCCTTTGCTGCAGAGGAACAGTCAGTAAAATGCCACAAACGGCAACAGTCCAGAATATGacctatgtatgtatgtgtagtaAAATAACAGACTGTCTTCCATCCACAGCAGTGCAGACCTCTAAAGCAACTGACCATAAAAGATGtgtggacaggaagcagctgtttaGAGAAGGCTAAGTGGTGTGTAGCAGCTGCTAGCTGACAGGACATCAGAAGGTCAGGTCCTTCTGTCCCAGCGAGGAGAAACACTGGTCCACGATCTGGTCAGACACCTCCTCTAGTGTGGATGGGTTCCATTTAGGATTCTGGTCTCTGTCCACCAGTACTAAAGATACAGAAAACCATGGCAGTGACTGATAGGCAGGGAAAATGTGAAGATGTCAAAGCAGTGAAGAGAGACAATAACCATGACCTATTTCTGTTCACCAACCAGTGATTTAGAGATGTATAGAGATAGTACAGTTTTATCACTTTGTGCTTTCACTCTTAGCTCCATGAGGAATCCATTAAAAAATGAGCTACGTAACTAATATTTACCACACTCCACTGTTGTTGTACTGCAGCAACTTACCAGCTCGTACACCCTCAAAGAAATCAAAGCCTCTCTGCAATACAACACAAATAATCCCATTAGATTAACAACACTGAGATTTTActttaagacaaaaaaagtaaacCTGGTGGTTCTTACCATGCAGGCCTGGCTCAGTCGATATTCCATCACCAGCACATCCGACAGGCTCAGATCTGCGCCTGCCTGCAGCTGCTTGTAGGTGATCTTCAGAGATGTGGGAGACATTTTGGACAGTGTCTGGGAGTGAAAGCAATAAAAGCATCTAATAAAAAGACCAAACCAAAAGATGCTGCTGACAGATTGTGCTACACATTCCAGAAAAGTCACAATCAAGGTCAAAACAAGCAGAGCAATGGGCCAATAAGGACATTTCTGATGTCTGCACTAGGATCGTTAGCCACTGCTGTGTAGTAACTGTGCAAATGGGCtttcataaatattttaatGCTGACCCCGATTAGCTCTCATTCAGATTTTCATGGCTTCTGGAAATGATTACATGTTTGCTGTAAAAGCTGCACATTGTAATTAGCAGTGAGTGGGGGCGCACACATCAGCTGACAAGCTGACTTTGAGAGTAAGATTAGGGAGAGGGGTGTGgtgggtgagggagggagggaggggcagCACAATGATCTGGgtcatacatacatatataagtCATACCAGGCTGCACATATGAGATGAGACGAGACAGGAGTCACATTCTTAAAGAGCCCTTCTCAGAACCATTAAGACATATTTGGTGAATGAAGTCACTGTGTTTTGAGCTCTGAAATCCCACAGGAGGAATTCTGGACAAGCCAGCAAGGCACAAACCTGATTAAGAACTTGACTGAGGTAACTAGTTATCACTAGCATGTACACCTAGAGCCGAATGACAGCCTGGCTTTATTCCAGCACTGAGTAAGGTTTATCTGACAGTGGAGTAAAAGTTAATGCAGTTTCTATAATGACAATATGTAGGATGTTCGGTATGGCTTATGGTAGAAACAGACTGCATTCTGCAGGATAAAAGAATACTGTCAGTGAATTTGATTCAGCTGCAGACCAAGGACAAACCTCAGCTTGTTTCTTAGCAAACTCTGAGCCATCTGCCTTCAGGTTCTGCATGATTCCCTCCACACTGCTGGAGCTGAACAGTCTGATGGGAGAAGAGAGGAAACAGGTAGCACAGCTCTGATATTTCAACTTAATATATGCTGATCAGAAGTCAACAAAACTCAGATAATGAAGTTCTCCTAAAATGTGTATCCAAAAGCTGATATATGGTAATCCCTAAGTGTTTTTAAAAGCACCAAATCCCTAACAAATGCACCCTCTGCTGTGCTTCTGTTTGCATTTAGCAAACAGAGCAGGCGTCTGTTAGCACAGACTTCCCCAGACAGCGAGGGGGGCACTCATTTTTCTAGCTTTTATTTTCAGGAACAAAAATATAGAATGTCCAGTCTTATGCTTCTAGTAATCAGCTTAAGTAAAAGCTGTTTACCATTTATATTGTGTGTGGGAATACACAGATGCAACGCCTACCTGTTAATATCAGAAATGTGCTTTTCCAAAACAAAAGGCTTTTCAGAGTCCAGACTGCTCTGTGGGGAAAGAGGACAGGCACTCAATGAGCCAAGATGGCAGTACATCGTCAAAAAGAGTTGCTAGGCTTGATGTCTTTGCGTGTACGATGGTAACTTTGGCTTCTAACCTGGTTCTGGTAGGAGTCCAGGACTCTGGAGACATCTTCAGCAGAGGGAGACTTCAAGTTCACCAGCTCCTTCTCCAGGTCTGGGATCTACAGACCAAACACATCTGAGTtcactgtgtttctcttttgttcGTATAAAAGGTAGAGGTTTTcctgtcacaaaataaataCTCTAAAGAAGAATCCCttcctgtaaatgtgtcttCAGATTTTATAGTTACACTGTATTGCTAAGAGAAAACACGCCTGTGGCAAAGATAAAGATCGTCACTTCTGACACAATTGTAGATAAAGTCTAATgtggtgatgtgtgttttccacTCTTGTTCTCGGTCAAAGCTGTAAAATGATTGTCCAACCAACTGTACATCTGTCCTATAAAAAACCAAGGTTACAGCCTTAAACAAACTCTGGCACCCACTGTTCTGATTTCACGCCaactgcaaaacaaacacaagcggCCTTTGGACATGACTGTGTATGTTGGCCTGGTGAGGCACCCAGTGACTCAGCATCTGGCTTCAGTGAAGCTTTAACCTTGCTCCTGCACTGCGTTCGTCCCTGCAGTACCAAAGTCACCTGAATGTTAACTGTGCGTGGACTGAAACTGAAAGCTTGTTTTATGAGCACCTTCAgtttattattgtgttattatACCTTCTTAGACTCTACAAAGTGCGTGGCAACTCCAGCTCTGTGCACGTCACGTCCTTTGAGTCGGAAGCCAGTCAAACCGAGAAACAATCCCAACTTCCCCTGCAGCCTTGGTAGAAAATAGCCACCTCCAACATCAGGGAAAAGacctgtcaaaataaaacacaaagcaggcgggtacatttttaaaacaaatcaagttaccattttttttttaaatattcaaaagAAGTCCAGAAT
It contains:
- the hibch gene encoding 3-hydroxyisobutyryl-CoA hydrolase, mitochondrial encodes the protein MSITVLTSAYRLRSLCRLQRIQGHMMSTQVETDVLLEKMGRAGVITMNRPKVLNALNLTMIQKIYLQLKKWEQDSETDLVIIKGAGGKAFCAGGDIRVITEAAKAGDSLAEVFFREEYILNNTIGAYKKPYIAVIDGITMGGGVGVSVHGRFRVATEKTMFAMPETAIGLFPDVGGGYFLPRLQGKLGLFLGLTGFRLKGRDVHRAGVATHFVESKKIPDLEKELVNLKSPSAEDVSRVLDSYQNQSSLDSEKPFVLEKHISDINRLFSSSSVEGIMQNLKADGSEFAKKQAETLSKMSPTSLKITYKQLQAGADLSLSDVLVMEYRLSQACMRGFDFFEGVRAVLVDRDQNPKWNPSTLEEVSDQIVDQCFSSLGQKDLTF